A portion of the Trachemys scripta elegans isolate TJP31775 chromosome 11, CAS_Tse_1.0, whole genome shotgun sequence genome contains these proteins:
- the INSIG2 gene encoding insulin-induced gene 2 protein, which translates to MAESDAAPTISKKCGPYISSITSHGINLVIRGLVLFFIGVFLALVLNLLQIQRNVTLFPPDVITSIFSSAWWVPPCCGTASAVIGLLYPCMDRHLGEPHKFKREWSSVMRCVAVFVGINHASAKVDFANNIQLSLTLAALSIGLWWTFDRSRSGFGLGIGIAFLATLVSQLLVYNGVYQYTSPDFLYVRSWLPCIFFAGGITVGNIGRQLAMYECKVIAEKSHQD; encoded by the exons ATGGCAGAAAGCGATGCAGCACCAACCATATCAAAAAAGTGTGGTCCATACATTTCATCTATAACCAGTCATGGCATAAACTTGGTGATTCGTGGATTAGTGCTGTTTTTTATTGGCGTGTTTCTTGCATTAGTATTAAACTTGCTACAGATTCAGAGAAATGTCACGCTCTTTCCACCAGATGTGATCACAAGCATCTTCTCTTCAGCTTGGTGGGTACCACCTTGCTGTGGCACAGCCTCAG CTGTGATTGGGTTGTTGTATCCCTGCATGGACAGACATCTGGGAGAGCCACATAAATTTAAGAGAGAATGGTCCAGTGTAATGCGATGTGTAGCAGTCTTTGTGGGTATCAATCATGCTAGTGCT AAAGTGGATTTTGCCAACAACATACAGTTGTCTCTTACACTAGCAGCGCTTTCAATTGGACTATGGTGGACCTTTGATAGATCACGAAGTGGCTTTGGTCTTGGAATCGGAATTGCTTTTCTGGCCACCTTGGTATCACAGCTTCTGGTCTACAATGGGGTTTACCA ATATACATCTCCAGATTTCCTTTATGTTCGTTCCTGGTTACCATGTATATTTTTTGCTGGTGGCATTACTGTGGGGAACATTGGTAGGCAGCTGGCAATG